In Desulfomonile tiedjei DSM 6799, a genomic segment contains:
- a CDS encoding universal stress protein translates to MLTPNRILYCSDFSENSERAGRIALSYARTFEADLLVVNVINIRFLQHPALIGLPVYGDAVDSVEKRAEEQLREISERFKRQMPAVQTFSRKGIPGEEILKLAEEQSVDLIIMGTHGRTGLSHLLVGSTAEHVVRMAKCPVLTVKSQD, encoded by the coding sequence ATGTTGACCCCAAACAGAATCCTGTATTGCTCAGATTTCTCCGAAAACAGCGAACGAGCCGGGAGAATTGCATTGAGCTACGCTAGAACCTTTGAAGCAGACTTGCTGGTCGTCAATGTCATCAACATCAGATTTCTTCAACATCCGGCGTTGATTGGTCTTCCGGTATACGGCGACGCAGTTGATTCAGTGGAAAAGAGAGCTGAAGAACAGTTGCGAGAAATTAGTGAAAGATTCAAACGTCAGATGCCTGCTGTTCAAACGTTTTCAAGAAAAGGCATCCCCGGCGAAGAAATCTTGAAACTTGCAGAAGAACAATCCGTCGATCTGATCATAATGGGCACTCACGGCAGGACCGGCCTGAGCCATTTGCTTGTGGGAAGCACTGCGGAGCATGTGGTTAGAATGGCCAAATGCCCTGTGCTTACCGTTAAGTCTCAAGATTAG
- a CDS encoding ABC transporter substrate-binding protein: MKRSSFLAMIMLLIPVFAFGDTVKIGLAHVFSGPMATFGEVAEQGVRLAVKRVNEKGGLLGRNLEVIKADTEAKPDAGLKAVERLVTKDRVDAIVGIVSSAVALKVTPEMDRLKTPLIITHAMADQVTGSKCSPWVFRMTWSTREALKGAALLAKSELKSDTWTTLGPDYGFGQETWDLFQKYLGELGPYKFVNPNFSPMATKDWKPYIEKLNAAGAKGVLVSLWGNNLRDFIKQANAEKFFEGKDVICVVGGGVEVFWALGFLDMPVGVWFGTPYWQGANESPTNREFIAEYMNLSSSQVPPSYSAYTAYASVIMYAEAVKKAGTTDKTSVAKALEGLRVELPGGPTTFRPGDHQAVFPLVFGRSSDQASRSGKRYRRLTPLKIFPGEDLLPKPEDTGCVMKSLN; encoded by the coding sequence ATGAAAAGATCATCCTTTTTGGCTATGATCATGCTGTTGATCCCAGTCTTTGCATTCGGTGACACTGTGAAAATCGGTCTGGCCCACGTCTTTTCCGGCCCCATGGCCACATTCGGAGAAGTGGCTGAACAAGGGGTGCGCCTTGCAGTCAAACGAGTAAACGAGAAGGGTGGATTGCTGGGACGAAACCTGGAAGTAATCAAGGCTGATACGGAAGCGAAGCCGGATGCAGGCCTGAAAGCAGTCGAAAGACTGGTTACAAAAGACCGGGTAGACGCAATAGTGGGAATAGTGTCAAGTGCCGTGGCGCTCAAGGTTACCCCTGAGATGGATCGGCTCAAGACACCACTAATCATCACACATGCAATGGCTGACCAAGTTACTGGCTCCAAATGCAGTCCGTGGGTCTTTCGAATGACCTGGTCTACAAGAGAGGCGTTAAAGGGTGCAGCCCTGTTGGCAAAATCGGAACTTAAGTCTGACACATGGACCACTCTCGGTCCTGATTACGGGTTCGGCCAGGAGACATGGGATCTTTTTCAAAAGTACCTTGGCGAACTTGGGCCCTATAAGTTTGTCAATCCTAACTTTTCCCCTATGGCAACCAAGGATTGGAAGCCGTATATCGAGAAGCTTAATGCCGCGGGAGCCAAAGGCGTTCTGGTCTCTTTGTGGGGAAACAACTTGCGAGACTTTATCAAGCAGGCCAACGCCGAGAAGTTCTTCGAAGGTAAGGACGTGATCTGTGTAGTGGGTGGAGGAGTCGAAGTATTCTGGGCCTTGGGATTCCTTGATATGCCTGTTGGTGTATGGTTCGGTACACCCTATTGGCAGGGAGCCAATGAGAGCCCCACCAATCGTGAATTCATTGCCGAGTACATGAACCTCTCTTCTTCGCAGGTTCCTCCGTCATATTCGGCTTATACAGCCTATGCTTCTGTGATCATGTACGCTGAGGCCGTCAAGAAGGCCGGCACAACCGACAAGACTTCAGTTGCAAAGGCGCTGGAGGGATTACGAGTTGAACTACCCGGAGGACCCACCACATTCAGACCGGGCGATCACCAGGCTGTGTTCCCGTTGGTGTTCGGCAGATCGTCAGATCAAGCCTCAAGAAGCGGAAAGAGATATCGACGGCTGACCCCGTTGAAGATATTCCCCGGTGAAGATCTCTTGCCTAAGCCGGAGGACACCGGTTGCGTCATGAAATCGTTGAACTAG